GAACTAAAGGCACGAAAATACTGGTACCAGGTCAAAGAGATCAAGATCAAAGTGATCCTCCATAACCTAACGAAGGCAGTACAAACAGTCGTGATTGTCGTTGTCTGGAAGGAATTCAACAGAGCCGAATAATTAGACCTATCCATTCGGATTACCTGATGGTATAGGTAGGACGTTTAGAGAGGTGTATGAAAAAATGGTGTTCCATCCTCCAGTTGCTATTGTAGCAAAAGCAGGTGACTCCGGAAAGTATAAGGTCGGGCTGCCTGCCTGGAACATGGTTCTGCGCGGTTTCCTGTCTGGAGCCTTCATCGCGATGGGTGCCGCTCTGGCAACGGTCTGTTCAACCGGTGTCCAGGCAACCGACATTGCAATGCGGTTCGGTGCCGCAAGTCCCGGTATCGCCCAGCTCGTTCTGGGTGCAGTCTTCCCTGTTGGGCTTATCATCACAATCCTGACCGGTGCTGAGCTCTTCACCGGCGACGCAATGCTCGCCCCCATGGCGGCTTTTATTCACAAAGTCAGCTGGGCAAAGGTGCTCAATCTCTGGGTCTGGGTATATATTGGTAACTTCATCGGGTCGGTAGTCTTCGCGTACATCATGGCGTACGGCCCGTTTGTCAACTTCGACGCCGCAGGCGCTGCAACGGTCACAGTATTCGGTCAGAGAGCAGTAGCCATAGCAGCCGCAAAGACGAGTTACGTTGGTACAATGGGACTGTGGTCGGCCTTCCTCAAGGCAATCGCCTGTAACTGGCTCGTCAACCTTGCTGTCCTGCTCGGTATCTGTGCTGACGACGCGATCGGTAAGATCGCAGGTATCTGGTTCCCGATCTTCGCTTTCGTTGCCAGCGGATTCGAACACTGTATCGCGAACATGTATTTCATCCCGGCAGGTAT
The sequence above is drawn from the Methanoculleus thermophilus genome and encodes:
- a CDS encoding formate/nitrite transporter family protein codes for the protein MVFHPPVAIVAKAGDSGKYKVGLPAWNMVLRGFLSGAFIAMGAALATVCSTGVQATDIAMRFGAASPGIAQLVLGAVFPVGLIITILTGAELFTGDAMLAPMAAFIHKVSWAKVLNLWVWVYIGNFIGSVVFAYIMAYGPFVNFDAAGAATVTVFGQRAVAIAAAKTSYVGTMGLWSAFLKAIACNWLVNLAVLLGICADDAIGKIAGIWFPIFAFVASGFEHCIANMYFIPAGIFVTGIDPSLSVDTVNWVTMWTSNIIPVTIGNIVGGLFFVGVLYWVAFRKEIAALK